In Perca fluviatilis chromosome 19, GENO_Pfluv_1.0, whole genome shotgun sequence, the genomic window CCCCTAGTTTTCAGCCTTGTAGAAACTAGATAGGGATGCTGCTCTCCCAAAACTCTTGGTTCATTTCTCTCAGACTCTACTGATTGACTAAACCTAAACCTTCTTTGCGCAGAGAATAAATACTTAAAAGACTTGTTGACCGAACCTTAATTTCAGCTCTCACCCTATGTATTAGAATTTCCACCACACTGtctataataatacatcatcagttattagttattatattttgtattaacaaTCTAAATCTGCCTAGTAGcataactaaagctgtcaaataaagggGTGGAGTAAAGAGTACAATATTTATAGTAGTAGTAAATGTAAATCAGACCTTTTCAGATTTGTTTGACATTGTATGTTTTAACTTTTGAATGAGCTGGCTTCCTCCTGCTTCAAGTCTTTGTGTACCTAGGTTAAATATATCCTGGACCAACTGGACCCAAAGATAAAACTGATATTGATCTTCTTACTGTGGGCTTCACACAGTGACATCATGTAATCCCCACCACAACTTGAAATTTTTTAGGTTAATTTCAAAATTAAATCATAGTGATTACATACTGCTACATACTAAGTGGACACTCATGAATCATTGGTCCACATGTGCTAGAAATATAGTTCATTTTGGTAAAGAAATAGTTCAACATCTGTTTCGATCAAGATTCACTGTTGTTCATCAAAAAATAGTTCCAGCAAGTAACTCCAAACTCCAAACTccaatttttgtttttgcattgtgtacagattaaacagacATAACACAACAAGTTAATCAGTGAGCTGTTGTTATGTGTATTTTGGAATTTTGCACAGAGCCAGGCTGGCTGTTTCCACCTGCATCCAGTCTTTAAGTTAAGCTAGGCTAACTACGTCCTGACTCAAGCTTTAACAAAAGTTAGGTGACAGGATTGATACCATTAGTACAGACTAATGGTATCAATCCTGTCACCTAACttttgttaaagtgctcatattatgcttattttcaggttcataataatatttagaggttgtactagaataggtttacaaaacaccatattttgttgtactgcacattgctgcagctcctcttttcaccctgtgtgttgagctctctgttttagctacagagtgagacatctcacttctgttccatctttgttgggagtcgcacatgctcagtacctaggtaaggactactagccagtcaaaagcagagtatgagggcgtgccctgacagtacctaggtagggactactagccagtcagaagcagagtttatGACGTGCTGAGTACCTAGGAAAGGACTACTatagccagtcagaagtagagtatgagggcgtgccctgacagtacctaggtaaggactactagccagtcaggagcagagtatgaggcgtgcccctgacagtacctaggtaaggactactagccagtcagaagtaggTATGAGTGCCCTGACGGTACGGTACGTAggagactactagccagtcaggggcagagtatgagggcgtgccctgacagtacctaggtaaggactactagccagtcagaagtagagtatgagggtgccctgacagttacctaggtaaggactactagccagtcagaagcagagtatgagggcgtgccctgacagtacctaggtaaggactactagccagtcagaagcagagtatgagggcgtgccctgacagtacctaggtaaggactactagccagtcagaagtagagtatgagggcgtgccacgctagcagctaggcgagcattataacatgtgttacgtttgtctctgaagtaaaggctggactacaatagagctgtttggagcagtttgtgaacagtgttttctgttggagatggtaagtccctttggggggggactttgggctttttcactttgtaaacctataacgtgcacaataAAGATctgtaacacaataaaggaaagggaaaaagccaaacagcataatatgagcactttaagaaagCAAATGAACGTACTTTCCAAGATTTCCTTTAATTTGTTTGGGTTTGTGTTGGGTTTTGATGGCAAATACGATTAAATGTAGTGACTGGCATTGGAAAATGTGATTTGATAATTGATTGATATTTTACATTAATACTTGTGCGCTGCTATAATAACTACACTTGACCAATGTTTATCAAATACACAAGGGACAAAACTAAGACAATCccgcaaaaacagaaaaaagtacGTTCAATACCTGAGATTCATATTTCAGTCTTCGGTTAATTTCATCCCAGAAGCCTTGCAGCTCTTTTGGAACACTTTCTCGACACGGGAATTTCGCCATTACCTCTGGCCCCTGATCTGAGGGAAAGCCCTCCACTGTACTCGGGTCAACAAACTCACTGAGGGCACACGTGTACGCCTGGCCCTGCAGCAAAGAGATAACTGACCAGGTTAGTGGAGCCACCACACTTCGACCGATGATTGTTCCCAGCACCGCAAAGGCTGCGGCTCCCGACAATTTCCGGCACTTTCTGAGCCGACACTCAGACACCAGGTCCCAGGTGCTCCTGGTCATCATTATTCCTACGAGGAAAAATACCAGTGCTGGAACACCAATGGCAGCCAGGCCATAGCGGTGGTTCCTCCCAGAGGAACATGGGCATTCAAAAGCAAAAACATTGTATGCAGTCTGGCTGGCCACAGTGCCCAGAGCGATCAGCCCATTAAAGATCATCACATCTTTACTCTTGAAGAAGAGTGACACAAACTTAAAGTTCTCTGTGATGagtgcagcagcagccatgtcGGGATGTCCAGTCTCACTGAGAATAACACTGAAGAGCTGTGAGTTTGCCTTCAGCAATGTcaggctgcagagagagagaaagaaaatggaaataaatatgATACTATGTATCTTGGCATTATTCAATTTGATAGAAGTTAATTATGATATCATTGATTATTACTGTAGTCTAAAGTATACGTGAATGTTTTGCAATAATATAAGTTTAGTTGCATCAAATAAGTGTTACACTTATAGCACTTTTagtcaataaaaaaagaaaccagAGGCAGTGGAAAACATACCCAcattgatgtttaaaaaaaaaatcctaccaCTTGATTTAAAACAGTAACAATGGAATGCAGTCATGCAAACTCACGCTCTGGCAGTGTCCTGAGGCGGGGCTTGTGAGTCAGCCTTTGTAATCCAATAACATCATCCAGTGCAATAACATCTCAGGAAAAACTAGGAAAAATCCAGTCGGAAACATAAAATCTACTTTATTCAAGAATGGAAAGAGAAGTACCTCTTTTTGCGTACAACTTTGAGTCTTGTGTTAGCAGTCTGGGCACCAGTGAACAGTCACAGTCAGGAACTACCCTCCGGTTTCCTCCCC contains:
- the LOC120547741 gene encoding calcium homeostasis modulator protein 2-like, with the translated sequence MAAAALITENFKFVSLFFKSKDVMIFNGLIALGTVASQTAYNVFAFECPCSSGRNHRYGLAAIGVPALVFFLVGIMMTRSTWDLVSECRLRKCRKLSGAAAFAVLGTIIGRSVVAPLTWSVISLLQGQAYTCALSEFVDPSTVEGFPSDQGPEVMAKFPCRESVPKELQGFWDEINRRLKYESQLIGWLLVAGICLMVFLMLCMKRCSSPLGYLQEDYWSQYRSNENALFQNTAAVHARLLAAENVKSFFGFVAGTEEDKAQLAEHQKASPICSTNWNRVTGVYLYREKHGLPLYSRLNKWSTYSLENNEEAMEKEMDMLS